TAATAGTTTCTGTGtacttcctttctgtcttttctctgcatttaaaaaaaattttaataggccCAATTCTATGATATTAAGacttgtacaccagaaactgacacattgtaactgactatacttcaattaaaaaaaaaaaaaaagacttgttcATCAGCCCTGCAAAGTGACGACTTCCAGGCCTCCACATAGGAAGCTTACACTTGTATATCTCTAGCCCTGATACTCAGAGGCCTGAAACTGTGATATACCTaaattttaagtttccttttttgGGAGGATATATTCCATTCAAGGAGTTATAAGGGGTACCATGTGGTACCCATTGGggattttgtttatatatgttttcattgaaatatagtcagtttacaatgttgtgtcaatttctagtgtacagcataatgcttcagtcatatatgagcatacatatattcgttttcatcttctacaagatattgaatatagttccctgtgttatacagtataatcttgttgtttgtctattttctcTGCGTTTTTATAAGCCTGAGATCGTACTGTTTCATCACTAAActattgtgtctttttctttttaatttcataattacCACAGAAATGATTCCCTATTAACAACAAGGCTttgttaaaatcatttttaatggctctGTAATGCTCAGTTTTATGACAATACCTTAATtgctctgttttttttaaacatttacgtTGTCTTCAGATTTTTATCATTGTAAGTAACAAAGCAGTGAACATCTTTGTTCAGAAGTCattgactgtatttcaaattGTTGTCTTAGCATTCATGCCCAGAAATTTTTATACATAAAACTAGATAAAACACTGAACTTTAAGGCTTTTAGTACATGCTaccaaattgctctccaaaaatatttttccaacttaCCCTCTCTCCAAGCATGTTTAATACTGCTAATTATCACTGCTAATTTGATAGGTTAAAAAAACACTTGTATCTAATTGTTTAAGTATGCATTTTGTTAATTACTAATAACCTGGACATTTTTCACATGGCAGTCAACTCTTGCCCAGTTTCCTCTTATCAACAGTAGATTTATTTGTACAGTAGTTGGTCTTGTCTGTCACTTTGGGATAGTAATAATTCCTACCTTGTTAAGTTTGGCAAGAATTTAAAGTAACTCAAATCTGGCATGTAGTTAATGCTCAGTCGTCATTGTTGTGGTTGATGTAACTATGGTTTGGCAGATGGAAATCAGTTCTGGAACTCTGGCCTTTGATTTTCAATGATggaatctatttaaataaaatacagtaagaatTTGGAAAGCTTCTGTCAAAGGAATTGATTTTTCCACCAGATCCTTTTTCTCTCCTAGAAAGTATAATTTGACACCATGCccaagaaatatgaaaaatgttgTGAGTCATTAGTTGCTCTTGTTACTAAGGCAAGTCCCCCAACTGGCTTGGGACTCCTTCCTGATTATTTGTACTAGTGTTTGACTTGGCAGCAACACGATCCCAGGATCTTCTTACCCTGGAGGTTGGACACCTTCTAACTCCCTCTCAGAGCCAAAAGCTCTCCAAGATCTGTAGCTGCAGAGacaattgcatttttaaaaaaatttaattgaagtatagtcagtttacagtgttgtgttactttctggtatacagcatagtgttcagttatatatatattttatatatatattatatatatatatgtatatatataatatatatatattccttttcatattcttctccattataagctattacaaggtattgaatatagttccctgtgctatgtagtaggatcttgctgtttatctattttatgtatagtatttagtgtctgtaaatcccaaactcccaatttattcctccactCCCATCTCCCCCCTGCCTCAGCCCCCTaggtaaataagtttgttttctatgtctgtgagtctgtttctgttttataaataagttcattgagACAATTACATTTTGCTTTGGATATAGGCTGAGACTTGCTTGGTCTCTAGGCTCATATTCTGAGTTTCACACCTATTACAAATGCTTCATGGGGCACTTTGTATACTGAGTGAAGAAGACCTTTGCAATAGGCACAGAATTTCTCAGGCAAGAAATAATTCCTGGTCTGTTATAGTGGAGTGAGTATGGGAGTTTTGACAGATGTGTGTTCAAAGCCCTGCTCTATTACTCACCAACACAATGACCTGGGGAAAAGGATTTAcactttctgagcttcagttccctcaTGTGCAAAGGAAGAAATGCTTtccacctgcctcccagggtTGAGTGAGGGTAGTGGGGATGGCAGAGTGCTCAGGGAAGCGGTTCTGCACAAGGAAGGTGCTCAGTTACTGTATGTGTTTCTATAAAATTCATGCTTCATTTCGAAAAGAAGGAAGCTTCTATACACTATCCAGGTGGTGAAGTTTTACTCTCAAGACAGAAGAGTGGAAAATACATAGATCTTGGtgttactgaatcagaatttgaatcccagcttaATCTATCTTTGCTTtaattccttatctgtaaaatggggaaactAATATTTATATAGCACTTACCGATTAGTAGGGACTATTACTACCACTACTGAAACTGATAATATTGTCTACTTTCCTTTAATGGCCACATATCCTGAGAAACTCGGCACATTTGGTTTCTCGCATCTAGTGGAAATGAATTTTAGCAGACATTGGGCTCTTCTGAGTGGGCATAGGGCAGGGTAGTCAGCAAAGGGGAAGAGGATTCAGAGAGGATGTTTGAAGGCCTCCAAAAACAAACTGACCTCATTCTTAATTATACTTGTGACTTTTCAATCTTGGGAATTTGAGTCTATCTAGGCAAATTCTAAGGATTGCCCCCTACCCTCCTTGACTTTAGTGGCATGAGATCCCTGCCTGGATCTACACTGTCCCCACTGGGGATTGGGGTTCGAAAGGtgacccagcccagccccagagtCAATGTCAGATTCCCCTAAGCCTGGGTGTTTTTGATGCCTGCCTTCTCTCTGGATCAGAAACTGGTACTTGGACCACGCCAGAGGTGACGAGCCCACCACCATCCCCAAGAACATTCCACATGTCATCGGCAGCCATTGGAAACCAGCTGTATGTCTTTGGGGGCGGAGAGAGAGGTGCCCAGCCGGTGCAGGATGTGAAGCTGCATGTGTTTGATGCAAGTATGGACTGCGGGGCACCCTGGGGCTGCCACTTACCTGGTCAGGGCCACCCAGCCTGCAGCTTACCTGACGTAGGAAGCAGAGGTTAGAAAATGACAACATGGCTCTGTCTCACTTCTAGACTTCTTCAGTGTATCTCTTAGCTGATAGCTTCTACCCATAGTGAAACTTGCATTTAAAAAGGAGTAAttgatcaatttaaaaaattttaaacagtatgGTTTATAAGGTAAAAAAAGTACAAGTTTCCCCTTAAGcctttccttcccactccccagaCACAGGTACACACTGTTAGCCATTCCTAAGAATTGACTGGTGCAAAGCCTCATGGTTATTCCATGAAATATCCCAGTTTTAACACCAAATCCCATGTTCTAACCATTATCCTATACAACCATTTCAGCAGGCCCTGCTAACTTTAAAAGTAGTCTATTCCCCCCCACCACTGTTCCAGCAATTTAATTAAGGGTATTGtcttaaaaaagagaagactctGAAGCAGGCTCCTCTTTAACTCTGGGGCAGTTCTAGGTTGAAGAAACTTAAGGGaggtctttttttaaatcaaagcaaAGTGTGGTTTCCTTAATGCTCAGTAGAAGGGCCAGGCATATTAGGTAGTGAATGCTTTGGCTCTGGAAGTGTGCCATCTGATGCTGTGAaggctgtagagggaaggggGCCAGGGTTGGGTTGGCAAATCAGAGTGAAAGATCTACAGGTTGCTATCTGCTTGGAGCATCTCTGCTTGCTGGGAGGTGAGATGGGTGTATTCCTCGTGTCCTTGCTTTGTAGCTTTGTCATCTGATGtcaatgaatttattttcttagacACCTTGACCTGGTCACAGCCAGAGACACTTGGAAATCCTCCATCCCCCCGGCACGGTCACGTGATGGTGGCAGCAGGGACAAAGCTCTTCATCCATGGAGGCTTGGCAGGGGACAAATTCTATGATGATCTCCATTGCATTGATATCAGTAAGTTGGATGGAGAGCACAGGGGCTCATCTacttagaattaaataaaatgtgctttGACAGACTATAGCCTTGCTTCTAGGCGTGGGTAAACTTGACTAGTCAGCAGAATCTTCACTAGATTCTGTCAAATGTGACCTgaacaataatgaaaattaatagcaataaaaCAAGTATTTCCTGAGCGTTTGCCATGTCCCTACCCATTAACTATTTCTTACCCTTCCAATAACCctgctttttcattataattcatTATGCTTTGTGTTTCCCGACTGGATTTCCTTAGAGCATTAGCTGTTACCCTCATGCCCGTGAGGGGCTTGGATAACTTCTGGAGTGTGTCTTGAGGTGGACAACCAGAACTGTGATGATAAATGGTTAAAAAACACTGGGAAGAGGAAAGTTAGGGAGAACGTGAGAATTGTTTTTAAGTATCTGAAGGACTGATGTGCCCTCAAGAGCCTGGACTCTTTTCTGGGTCATTCTTTCAGACTATGAGCTCCCTTAGGGCAGGGACTTTATTTCTTTTGTCCCCTGTGTATTTCCAGCActgagcacagtgtctggcaggCTGCGGGTGGTGAGTGCATATCTATTGATGAGTGGACGGATGACAAATGAACGTGTTCTGCATTGCTCCAGACTACAAGAATTGAAACTGTGGGCAGAAGGCATGAGAACTGCTGTGCAGTGTGTCAGGCTGCCCTGCCAAACAATGGGTTCTCTGGTCTGGTGACATCTGAAGCCACGTGACACTGGCTGGGATCCCTGCATTGGCTAGGATATTTGGCTGGACTTGGTGATTCTCCCTTCTAATTCTGAGATGCTGGACTCCTGCCTTGAACTGACAGATGGAAAATATCTTCACAGAAGCGTTCCTTGCAGGCAGTTGAACAGggttttaatgcttttttttttttttaaaaagaaagtcttttTCTCTTGCATGAGGAACTACTTCCTggctatttttcctttcttacccGAGTGGTTTTCTAAACCTAAAATCCAGTGATACCTTGTCTCAATTAAATGCTTGTCTGAAAGGTACAAATATCCCTGCAGAAATAGGTTGGGAGTAGGTGCTGAGTGAGGCATAGAGAACacaggttttggagtcagacctgAGTACAATTCTAGCTCTGCTGCTTGCTAGCTGTGGGATCTTAGACaagtctctttccctctcttaccctgtttctttatctgtaagaaGAAGGTAAGTTAGGCAGAAATAAGAGCAATTTCATATGACTGTTTTGAGAATAaagtaagcaaaatatttaaagtgtctAGCCATTGCTTACAAAGTTGCTTTCTAAGGAAAtgttagtatttaaaatatacaggcgtgtatgcacacacacaaaacacacacacacacacacacacttggaaCCTCACCTCCTTCTGGGCTCCAAAATAGTTGATGATGACAGTCACCAAAGATTGCATCACATTCCTCAGGATGCTCCAAAGACCAcctacatcagaatcacctgggatgctTGTTAAAACCAGAGATTatggtggggaggatatagctcggtggtagtgtgtgcttagcatgcatgaggtcctgggctcaatccctagtacttccattaaaaaaaaatgaaaaaaaaaacaaaacaaaaactatagaTTACTGAGCCCACCCCTAGCCCGCTTCCCTGAACTACCCAAACAGAATTTCAAGCTCCCCCAGGTAATTTCGGTGTACACTAAACCTTACTATATTCTCTCTGAGCTCTTAATGAATGATGTTCATTGACTGGTTTGCTAGCTTGTAGGAGTCTGACAGTTAAGGCTGAAACCACATTCTGGGCCATGTTGTGCCAGAACATGTTCTTTCTCTTGGCAGGTGACATGAAGTGGCAGAAGCTAAGTCCCACCGGGGCAGCTCCCACAGGCTGCGCTGCCCACTCAGCTGTGGCTGTGGGGAAACACGTATATGTCTTTGGAGGCATGACTCCCACAGGAGCACTGGACACAATGTACCAGTATCATATAGGTGAGCACCTGTTCACTGTGTGTCTTTAAACAAAAGTGAACATTCTTTGAAAAGTATCACAATACTTACGTTTTTCAGTTTGGTCCCTTTACATCTAAATCCAAAGGAATGAAAACCACATTTTTAGGGAATGACATCAAAACAGTAACAATGCCATTAGGTTTTTCCCCTTTTATTGACTGTTTCTGTTAGGGCTCAAATGATACAGCACACCACTGAGCATTTCTGGAAATTTCTAAAcacagtgacttttttttccccccaacataGACAAGCAGCACTGGACCTTGCTTAAATTTGATACTTTTCTACCCCCTGGACGATTGGACCATTCCATGTGTATCATTCCATGGCCAGTGATGTGTACTTCTGAGAAAGAAGATTCAAATGCTGCCACGCTACACTGTGATGCTGAGAAAGGAGATTCCACTGAGAAAGGAGTAAGCCGAGGTGGTGACTCACATGAAGAAAGTCAGACTGACACACTTTGCTTTGTATTTGGTGGGATGAATACAGAAGGGGAAATCTATGATGACTGTATTGTGACTGTAGTTGATTAATAAAAAACccacatttttattacttttaaatgtcAATTACTTTCAGAAAAGCTTAATTCTTAGTTGTTTTAAAGCCCCAGAATATTTTCTGCACTATATATTATATCCCTCTTGCTCTTACTACTTAGGTGTCGAAGAGATAAACTAGATAGCCCAGTGCAAAAACCTCTATTATATAAAGGGTTTTACCAGCAATACAATCCAGATAATTGAGTAATTGATTGGTTAAGAATACAAATCACAAGAATGTTGCAGAATCGTAATTGCTACATCCAACAAAAGCTGTAGAAATCACAGTGGACATTAACACGTTGAAGTGCTTTCAATATTCATTAGCTGCTTCTCAGAAAGAGAAGCAGACTGTTGTCACATGGTAGTGAGAGCCACTGGGGTCAGGGATGAAGACTGGCCCTTGTCTTTCCCAACTACTCCCTACCCTACTCCACACAGCACTGCAGGTCATTTTGTGTGCAACTTGGCCTGAAGACCTTCTGTCCAAATGCTCTGGGGCAATGCAGCAGACAGAGGTCCAGGCCTGAGTTTAACAATCATTGCCAGGCCAGTTCCACTTCTGCCCAGTTCCGCAAATTAACCCTTCAGCTGGTTGCCCACCTATAAAATTTCCATCTTTGGACTGAATTGGACTTCATGTTAGCATGAGAGTCTGCCCTTTATTGATCACTTATTAAATTGTACTTGGGCTAAATGTAAGGTCGCTACCCTAGACCCCACTCCTGTACCACTAACAGCTAATGTTCAAAATATACCTTCACGTCCTAAAATTACGAGCTGAATGCAAGTGTGTAAGGTTAACATCAGTGATCCATCACTCAAGTCTCAAGAGAATCCAAGCAACTATAAAGCATCATTAGTAATAAAAAGCCACCAGAAGATTTCAAAAAGATAAAGGGAAATAGGAAATTTCAATTATGTTCAGGAAAACTCCACCTTCGGGCATGGTGAACTGGCCCTTGCCTAGTTAAGGATATAGATGAACCTCCCACTCCTTTTCTTAAATTGGATTAAGTTAGACAGTTTTCCTgaaatgactgaataaaaatgtttccttacCTCAAAACACTTCCAACAGAGTAAGTGACTGACCTAATTAGAAGCATATCACAAAAATTAGACCAGtgtaaataacaaacatttattggtaTCACTTATGGTAGAAAAAAGTTCCTACACCAGATGCACATGACCCAATTGTTAAATAGAACATTTTCAAGGTGAACACACGCCCTAACCCAGCTTTTTTACCcattttgatgatagccaattcctcctctccccccaccccaagacaTGTGAGCAACTGCTAATGAAAAGCAGTAAACAGCCACTTGGGCTATAGCATTTTCAACTCCACTCCAAGGTGAAGATTCCAATTACATTCGAGACGTTAAGTTCTCTCAATTTTCTCCTAACGAAAGTTCCTGAGTCCAGTATTTACAATATTACAGCACTAGCAGAGCAGCGTTACAACTCATCTTTGTCTGCTGGTTCCTCATCACCAGTTGGGGGAGGGCCTGCACTTCCATAGAGTTTGCTGATAATTGGCTGAACAATTTCTTCTAGCTCCTTCTTTTTAGCTTTGAAATCTTCAATGTCAGCATCTTGGTGACTTTCTAACCACTCAATCTTTTCCTCCACGGCTTTTTCCATGGTCTCCTTATCTTCGGAAGAAAGTTTACCTCCCAGCTTTTCTTTATCTCCAATCTGATTCTTTAGAGAGTAGGCATAGCTTTCCAATTCATTTCTGGTGTCAATGCGCTCCTTGAGCTTTTTGTCTTCCTCAGCAAACTTCTCAGCATCATTAACCATCCTTTCAATTTCTTCAGGTGTCAGGCGATTTTGGTCATTGGTAATCGTGATCTTATTTTTGTTGCCTGTACCTTTGTCTTCAGCTGTCACTCGAAGAATGCCATTCACATCTATCTCAAAGGTGACTTCGATCTGTGGGACCCCACGGGGAGCAGGAGGAATTCCAGTCAGATCAAAAGTTCCCAGAAGGTGATTGTCTTTCGTCAGGGGTCGTTCACCTAGAAGTCATACACAAAAAAACTTGTTGAGTTGTTACTGACAAATATT
The nucleotide sequence above comes from Camelus dromedarius isolate mCamDro1 chromosome 10, mCamDro1.pat, whole genome shotgun sequence. Encoded proteins:
- the RABEPK gene encoding rab9 effector protein with kelch motifs isoform X3, which encodes MQNGEDTMKQLPVLEPGEKPRKATWYTLTLTGDSPCARVGHSCSYLPPVGDSKSGKVFIVGGADPNRSFSDVHTMDLGTHQWDLATSEGLLPRYEHASFVPSCTPHSIWVFGGANQSGNRNCLQVLNPETGTWTTPEVTSPPPSPRTFHMSSAAIGNQLYVFGGGERGAQPVQDVKLHVFDANTLTWSQPETLGNPPSPRHGHVMVAAGTKLFIHGGLAGDKFYDDLHCIDISDMKWQKLSPTGAAPTGCAAHSAVAVGKHVYVFGGMTPTGALDTMYQYHIDKQHWTLLKFDTFLPPGRLDHSMCIIPWPVMCTSEKEDSNAATLHCDAEKGDSTEKGVSRGGDSHEESQTDTLCFVFGGMNTEGEIYDDCIVTVVD
- the RABEPK gene encoding rab9 effector protein with kelch motifs isoform X4, producing MKQLPVLEPGEKPRKATWYTLTLTGDSPCARVGHSCSYLPPVGDSKSGKVFIVGGADPNRSFSDVHTMDLGTHQWDLATSEGLLPRYEHASFVPSCTPHSIWVFGGANQSGNRNCLQVLNPETGTWTTPEVTSPPPSPRTFHMSSAAIGNQLYVFGGGERGAQPVQDVKLHVFDANTLTWSQPETLGNPPSPRHGHVMVAAGTKLFIHGGLAGDKFYDDLHCIDISDMKWQKLSPTGAAPTGCAAHSAVAVGKHVYVFGGMTPTGALDTMYQYHIDKQHWTLLKFDTFLPPGRLDHSMCIIPWPVMCTSEKEDSNAATLHCDAEKGDSTEKGVSRGGDSHEESQTDTLCFVFGGMNTEGEIYDDCIVTVVD
- the RABEPK gene encoding rab9 effector protein with kelch motifs isoform X5: MDLGTHQWDLATSEGLLPRYEHASFVPSCTPHSIWVFGGANQSGNRNCLQVLNPETGTWTTPEVTSPPPSPRTFHMSSAAIGNQLYVFGGGERGAQPVQDVKLHVFDASMDCGAPWGCHLPGQGHPACSLPDVGSRDTLTWSQPETLGNPPSPRHGHVMVAAGTKLFIHGGLAGDKFYDDLHCIDISDMKWQKLSPTGAAPTGCAAHSAVAVGKHVYVFGGMTPTGALDTMYQYHIDKQHWTLLKFDTFLPPGRLDHSMCIIPWPVMCTSEKEDSNAATLHCDAEKGDSTEKGVSRGGDSHEESQTDTLCFVFGGMNTEGEIYDDCIVTVVD
- the RABEPK gene encoding rab9 effector protein with kelch motifs isoform X1, whose protein sequence is MQNGEDTMKQLPVLEPGEKPRKATWYTLTLTGDSPCARVGHSCSYLPPVGDSKSGKVFIVGGADPNRSFSDVHTMDLGTHQWDLATSEGLLPRYEHASFVPSCTPHSIWVFGGANQSGNRNCLQVLNPETGTWTTPEVTSPPPSPRTFHMSSAAIGNQLYVFGGGERGAQPVQDVKLHVFDASMDCGAPWGCHLPGQGHPACSLPDVGSRDTLTWSQPETLGNPPSPRHGHVMVAAGTKLFIHGGLAGDKFYDDLHCIDISDMKWQKLSPTGAAPTGCAAHSAVAVGKHVYVFGGMTPTGALDTMYQYHIDKQHWTLLKFDTFLPPGRLDHSMCIIPWPVMCTSEKEDSNAATLHCDAEKGDSTEKGVSRGGDSHEESQTDTLCFVFGGMNTEGEIYDDCIVTVVD
- the RABEPK gene encoding rab9 effector protein with kelch motifs isoform X2, whose amino-acid sequence is MKQLPVLEPGEKPRKATWYTLTLTGDSPCARVGHSCSYLPPVGDSKSGKVFIVGGADPNRSFSDVHTMDLGTHQWDLATSEGLLPRYEHASFVPSCTPHSIWVFGGANQSGNRNCLQVLNPETGTWTTPEVTSPPPSPRTFHMSSAAIGNQLYVFGGGERGAQPVQDVKLHVFDASMDCGAPWGCHLPGQGHPACSLPDVGSRDTLTWSQPETLGNPPSPRHGHVMVAAGTKLFIHGGLAGDKFYDDLHCIDISDMKWQKLSPTGAAPTGCAAHSAVAVGKHVYVFGGMTPTGALDTMYQYHIDKQHWTLLKFDTFLPPGRLDHSMCIIPWPVMCTSEKEDSNAATLHCDAEKGDSTEKGVSRGGDSHEESQTDTLCFVFGGMNTEGEIYDDCIVTVVD